One region of Lampris incognitus isolate fLamInc1 chromosome 4, fLamInc1.hap2, whole genome shotgun sequence genomic DNA includes:
- the LOC130112149 gene encoding protein PIGBOS1 — MQRRIPFTHMAFATAVGVFGGVYIYRPYFEPQQKSSAQQNRDGPQNPSQLEESGSPVSVNPGEAEVGGGAVSVARGLSHTQNRTDIKASAD, encoded by the coding sequence ATGCAACGGAGAATACCCTTCACTCATATGGCTTTTGCCACGGCGGTCGGAGTTTTTGGTGGGGTTTACATCTACAGACCTTATTTCGAGCCCCAGCAGAAGAGCTCAGCACAGCAAAATCGGGACGGGCCACAGAATCCGAGTCAGCTGGAGGAGAGCGGCTCTCCAGTCTCGGTGAATCCTGGCGAGGCAGAAGTCGGCGGAGGAGCCGTGTCGGTGGCCAGaggactctcacacacacagaacagaacagacataAAGGCCAGTGCAGATTAG
- the rab27a gene encoding ras-related protein Rab-27A, whose translation MSDGDYDYLIKFLALGDSGVGKTSFLYQYTDGRFNSKFITTVGIDFREKRVVYTSNGVDGTAGTGRGQKIHIQLWDTAGQERFRSLTTAFFRDAMGFLLLFDLTNEQSFLNVRNWMSQLQIHAYCENPDIILCGNKSDLADQRVVSEEEARELAEKYGIPYFETSAASGQNVSRAVDVLLDLIMKRMERCVDKSWIPEGTVRANGATSADLMGDSDRSKCAC comes from the exons ATGTCTGATGGGGACTACGATTACCTCATCAAATTTCTAGCCCTCGGTGACTCCGGCGTGGGGAAAACCAGCTTCCTGTACCAGTACACCGACGGGAGGTTCAACTCCAAGTTCATCACCACCGTGGGAATAGACTTCAGAGAAAAGAGAGTG GTCTACACATCCAACGGGGTGGATGGAACCGCAGGGACAGGGAGAGGACAGAAGATTCACATTCAGCTGTGGGACACGGCGGGACAGGAGCG ATTTCGAAGTTTGACGACCGCCTTCTTCAGGGACGCCATGGGTTTCCTGTTGCTGTTTGACCTCACGAATGAGCAGAGTTTCCTGAACGTCAGAAACTGGATGA GTCAGCTGCAGATCCACGCTTACTGCGAAAACCCAGACATCATCCTTTGTGGAAACAAAAGCGACCTTGCAGACCAGCGGGTGGTCAGTGAAGAGGAGGCCCGTGAGCTGGCAGAGAAGTATGG AATCCCGTACTTTGAGACGAGCGCAGCCAGCGGGCAGAACGTCAGCCGGGCCGTTGACGTCTTGCTGGACCTCATCATGAAGAGGATGGAGCGATGCGTGGACAAGTCCTGGATCCCCGAGGGGACCGTCCGGGCCAACGGCGCCACCAGCGCGGACCTGATGGGCGACTCAGACAGGAGCAAATGTGCATGTTAG